Proteins encoded within one genomic window of Amycolatopsis sp. 2-15:
- a CDS encoding MmgE/PrpD family protein, with protein sequence MTEQILALVHAPVAGSPEAAIALALVRAAEPADVVREALGPVAERSTGRARLFGTAAAKLHLEWAAVVAAVAALDGAADAVVAGYAVARAVADGLGPHHAAAGWCLETTAGTVAAAAAAARVLDLRGPALRRTIGIAATQASGLAALKGTPLGAAQLGHAAATGVEAAFLARNGVTAAEDPLSGRRGLFALMRPTDES encoded by the coding sequence GTGACCGAGCAGATCCTGGCCCTCGTCCACGCCCCGGTGGCCGGCTCCCCGGAGGCCGCCATCGCGCTCGCCCTCGTCCGGGCAGCCGAGCCGGCCGACGTGGTGCGCGAGGCACTGGGCCCGGTGGCCGAACGGTCGACCGGCCGCGCCCGCCTTTTCGGGACGGCGGCGGCGAAACTGCACCTCGAGTGGGCCGCGGTGGTCGCCGCGGTCGCCGCACTGGACGGCGCGGCCGACGCCGTCGTCGCCGGCTACGCGGTCGCCCGCGCGGTGGCCGACGGCCTCGGCCCGCACCACGCCGCCGCGGGCTGGTGCCTCGAAACCACGGCGGGCACAGTCGCCGCGGCCGCCGCGGCGGCCCGCGTCCTGGACCTGCGCGGCCCGGCCCTGCGCCGCACCATCGGCATCGCGGCGACGCAGGCCTCCGGCCTGGCCGCACTGAAGGGCACGCCGCTGGGCGCGGCTCAGCTCGGGCACGCCGCCGCCACGGGGGTGGAGGCGGCTTTCCTGGCGCGCAACGGGGTCACCGCGGCGGAGGATCCGTTGTCGGGTCGGCGGGGGTTGTTCGCGTTGATGCGGCCGACGGACGAGTC
- a CDS encoding MmgE/PrpD family protein translates to MASDSTRLFCAHARKAAEAPLPGAVARAARRSLLNVLGAAIGAARTPAVEALLATAAELGATGAVGVPGRGERLDPEWAAIVTGTAGHLDDFDDTHLDTVIHPGATALAAVLALAPETAPDGATALTAFALGCEAQLRIGVAISPSHYDRGWHITGTCGVFGAAVAAGHLLGLDATRLGHALGIAATGALGQREAFGSMTKPLHAGKAAATGVFAARLAAVGLPAPDDPLGPGGVLPVFAEPCYEELRRAWTGAWELERNTFKPYPCGILAHPAIDAAVAASALIGEPRSITAVEIRCHPLVPELMGRAQPVDGLQARFSARHAAAVGLLDGEAGLRQFSDERAAAADVARLRELTNLVPVAECPRDSATVRVEREGEDPVEVHVEHARGSEARPLTDEELFRKVDRLVEPVLGIGAARELAAAVDGLATAPGLGALLDAVVA, encoded by the coding sequence ATGGCGTCCGACTCGACCCGGCTCTTCTGCGCGCACGCGCGGAAAGCGGCCGAAGCGCCGCTGCCCGGCGCGGTGGCCCGGGCCGCGCGGCGCAGTCTGCTCAACGTGCTCGGCGCGGCGATCGGCGCGGCCCGCACCCCGGCGGTCGAGGCATTGCTCGCCACGGCGGCCGAGCTCGGGGCCACCGGCGCCGTCGGAGTCCCCGGCCGCGGCGAACGGCTCGACCCCGAGTGGGCCGCGATCGTCACCGGCACGGCCGGGCACCTCGACGACTTCGACGACACCCACCTGGACACCGTGATCCACCCCGGTGCCACCGCGCTCGCCGCCGTGCTGGCGCTCGCGCCCGAAACCGCTCCCGATGGCGCTACGGCCCTCACCGCGTTCGCCCTCGGCTGCGAGGCACAGCTGCGGATCGGGGTCGCCATTTCGCCGAGCCACTACGACCGCGGCTGGCACATCACGGGCACGTGCGGCGTGTTCGGCGCGGCCGTCGCCGCCGGCCACCTGCTCGGCCTCGACGCGACGCGGCTCGGCCACGCGCTCGGCATCGCGGCGACGGGCGCACTCGGCCAGCGTGAGGCCTTCGGCTCCATGACCAAACCGCTGCACGCGGGGAAAGCCGCGGCCACGGGGGTGTTCGCGGCGCGGCTGGCGGCCGTCGGGCTGCCCGCGCCCGACGATCCGCTCGGCCCCGGCGGCGTGCTGCCGGTGTTCGCCGAGCCCTGCTACGAGGAGCTGCGGCGCGCCTGGACCGGCGCGTGGGAGCTGGAGCGCAACACGTTCAAGCCCTACCCGTGCGGGATCCTGGCGCACCCCGCGATCGACGCCGCCGTCGCCGCGTCCGCGTTGATCGGCGAGCCGCGGTCGATCACGGCCGTCGAGATCCGGTGCCACCCGCTGGTCCCGGAGCTGATGGGCCGCGCGCAGCCCGTCGACGGCCTGCAGGCGCGCTTCAGCGCGCGGCACGCGGCGGCCGTCGGCCTGCTCGATGGCGAGGCCGGGCTGCGCCAGTTCTCGGACGAGCGCGCAGCCGCCGCGGACGTGGCCCGGCTGCGCGAGCTGACGAACCTCGTGCCGGTCGCCGAGTGCCCGCGGGACTCGGCGACGGTGCGCGTCGAACGGGAAGGGGAGGATCCGGTGGAGGTTCACGTCGAGCACGCGCGCGGCAGCGAGGCCCGGCCGCTCACCGACGAGGAACTGTTCAGGAAGGTCGACCGCCTGGTCGAACCGGTGCTCGGCATCGGCGCGGCCCGCGAGCTGGCGGCGGCCGTCGACGGGCTCGCCACCGCACCCGGGCTCGGCGCGCTGCTGGACGCGGTGGTCGCGTGA
- a CDS encoding MFS transporter, which yields MTLEVVVVVEQQQATRVRPARVAFASFIGTAIEWYDFFLFGSAATLVFNAQFFPTLNPLAGTLAAFATFGVAFVARPLGGIVFGHFGDRIGRKRMLFLSLLLMGGGTVAIGLLPTYGQIGVAAPVLLVLVRLLQGFAVGGEWGGAVLMAVEHAPPHRRAFYGSWPQAGVPAGLVLSASAFLAVQQLPKDQLLSWGWRLPFLASAVLILVGLYVRSRLEESPEFKRADVPAFPLKDTLRRSLRAVLVGIFAQASANIPFYIASVFVLSYGPNEAGVSRGTVLMCLIVASLVDIAAVPLVAILADRIGRRKVLLGGAVYSAAVSFPFFWLLDTGAPAAVLLAMFLLATLGHASTYSAMAGFLAELFGAEHRYTGVSVAYQVGGLITSGPAPFIAAALFAGFGGSWVIALYIVVACAITFTALLLAPRRSRPH from the coding sequence ATGACGTTGGAGGTAGTTGTGGTTGTCGAGCAGCAACAGGCGACGCGGGTGAGACCCGCGCGCGTGGCGTTCGCGAGTTTCATCGGCACCGCCATCGAGTGGTACGACTTCTTCCTCTTCGGCTCGGCGGCCACGCTCGTCTTCAACGCCCAGTTCTTCCCCACCCTCAACCCGCTGGCCGGCACCCTGGCGGCCTTCGCGACGTTCGGGGTCGCCTTCGTGGCGCGCCCGCTCGGTGGCATCGTGTTCGGCCACTTCGGCGACCGGATCGGCCGCAAGCGCATGCTGTTCCTGTCCCTGCTGCTGATGGGCGGTGGCACGGTCGCGATCGGGCTGCTGCCGACCTACGGCCAGATCGGTGTCGCGGCACCGGTGCTGCTGGTGCTCGTGCGGCTGCTGCAGGGCTTCGCCGTCGGCGGCGAGTGGGGCGGCGCGGTGCTGATGGCCGTCGAGCACGCCCCGCCGCACCGGCGCGCGTTCTACGGCAGCTGGCCGCAGGCCGGCGTTCCCGCGGGTCTCGTGCTTTCGGCGTCGGCGTTCCTCGCGGTGCAGCAGCTGCCGAAGGACCAGCTGCTGAGCTGGGGCTGGCGGCTGCCGTTCCTGGCCAGCGCGGTGCTCATCCTCGTCGGGCTGTACGTGCGCTCGCGCCTCGAGGAGTCCCCGGAGTTCAAGCGCGCCGACGTGCCCGCGTTCCCGCTGAAGGACACCCTGCGGCGATCACTGCGCGCCGTGCTCGTCGGGATCTTCGCGCAGGCCAGCGCGAACATCCCGTTCTACATCGCGAGCGTGTTCGTGCTGTCGTACGGCCCGAACGAGGCCGGGGTGTCGCGCGGCACCGTGCTGATGTGCCTCATCGTCGCGTCGCTCGTCGACATCGCGGCTGTGCCGCTCGTCGCCATCCTCGCCGACCGCATCGGCCGCCGCAAAGTCCTCCTCGGCGGCGCGGTGTACTCGGCCGCCGTCTCGTTCCCGTTCTTCTGGCTGCTCGACACGGGCGCCCCGGCCGCCGTGCTTCTCGCGATGTTCCTGCTCGCGACCCTCGGCCACGCCAGCACCTACAGCGCCATGGCGGGTTTCCTCGCCGAACTCTTCGGCGCCGAACACCGCTACACGGGCGTCTCGGTCGCCTACCAGGTCGGCGGGCTCATCACGAGCGGCCCGGCGCCGTTCATCGCCGCCGCGCTGTTCGCCGGCTTCGGCGGGTCGTGGGTGATCGCGCTGTACATCGTGGTCGCGTGCGCGATCACCTTCACGGCATTGTTGCTGGCTCCCCGGCGGAGCCGACCGCACTGA
- a CDS encoding class I SAM-dependent methyltransferase, with product MFSGEPTNGVLVAEAAGLAPGEALDVGCGEGADAVWPARRGWRVTAVDVAETALRRGAAAGAGVAGRVASTRADLSTAGLPAGVFDLVSVQYFPLPHEPEHAALRRLPASVAPGGTLLVAGHDPGDEGVDYVGYYRPAEIAGLLGDEWTVLVHESRPRDRPGPEGTHHTRDVVLRAVSAVGSAGEPATMP from the coding sequence GTGTTCAGCGGGGAGCCCACCAACGGGGTGCTCGTGGCGGAGGCCGCGGGGCTGGCGCCGGGGGAGGCGCTGGACGTCGGGTGCGGGGAGGGGGCCGACGCGGTGTGGCCGGCGCGCCGGGGGTGGCGGGTGACGGCGGTGGACGTTGCGGAGACGGCGTTGCGCCGGGGTGCGGCGGCGGGGGCGGGCGTGGCCGGGCGGGTGGCGTCGACGCGGGCCGATCTGAGCACCGCCGGGTTGCCGGCCGGGGTGTTCGATCTCGTGTCGGTGCAGTACTTCCCGTTGCCGCACGAGCCGGAGCACGCGGCGCTGCGCCGGTTGCCGGCGTCGGTCGCGCCCGGGGGCACGCTGCTCGTCGCCGGGCACGATCCCGGCGACGAGGGCGTGGACTACGTCGGCTACTACCGGCCGGCCGAGATCGCGGGGCTCCTCGGCGACGAGTGGACGGTCCTGGTCCACGAGTCCCGGCCCCGGGACAGGCCGGGGCCGGAGGGCACGCACCACACCCGCGACGTCGTCCTGCGCGCGGTCAGTGCGGTCGGCTCCGCCGGGGAGCCAGCAACAATGCCGTGA
- a CDS encoding TetR/AcrR family transcriptional regulator, translated as MAGVRQFDEREALSRALDVFTDRGFRATSMLDLATGTGVQRGSLYHAYGGKEEIFLRAFGAYTAAFLAGASAALDRPTKRAALLSFFDYCVQTFTAGTPAHGCLSTRTAIEAATESPRAESAVRALLDELETLVYTKLSTLDDGVESPVDLHAAARLVVSTTRGLAVMERVRYEPGELREIAETLVTSLFGR; from the coding sequence ATGGCGGGCGTACGCCAGTTCGACGAGCGCGAGGCTCTCTCACGCGCCCTCGACGTCTTCACTGACCGCGGCTTCCGCGCCACGTCGATGCTCGACCTGGCCACCGGCACCGGCGTCCAGCGCGGCTCCCTGTACCACGCCTACGGCGGCAAGGAAGAAATCTTCCTGCGCGCCTTCGGCGCATACACGGCCGCCTTCCTCGCCGGCGCCTCCGCGGCACTGGACCGGCCGACGAAACGCGCGGCCCTCCTGTCGTTCTTCGACTACTGCGTCCAGACCTTCACCGCGGGCACCCCGGCCCACGGCTGCCTGTCCACCCGCACTGCCATCGAAGCGGCCACGGAGTCACCCCGCGCGGAATCCGCCGTGCGCGCCCTGCTGGACGAGCTGGAAACCCTGGTGTACACGAAACTGTCCACTCTGGACGACGGCGTCGAGTCCCCCGTGGACCTCCACGCCGCCGCCCGGCTCGTCGTCAGCACCACGCGTGGCCTCGCGGTGATGGAGCGGGTGCGGTACGAGCCGGGCGAGCTGCGGGAGATCGCGGAAACCTTGGTGACGTCACTGTTCGGTCGCTGA
- a CDS encoding chloride channel protein, whose product MRSGPLLLAAALAGAVAGIAAVAFGQTVGALRSLVAGAPPAVVVLAPVVGALLCVAMVRFVPDAGGGGIPQVRQAFAGSPLCGRVAGAKALASGMMLGSGGSGGAEGPVVHISAALGSALARAVRLPPASVRPVAAAAVAGGVAASFGAPLAGVVLVAEVLVEGLGGVELVGVAIGSAAGALAGVVLPGEPLRLPDAAVGGSPFGGVVAGLFGVVLAWSLFAGAAWPAWVRGFAGSRRIERESRLVAGSTRAVSGRVRDVVAWACSGWVRAVVGGVAVGLLVLAVPGVAGVGQPGAAAGGLSVLLVLAVVKVVATGVTVGAGGVVGTIGPALFVGATVGSALPMAGGAAAGMAACLAAASRAPATAVVLAVELSGLDLLPPILLAAALGWLAGLLTRHGVFDVPEPTRLAGG is encoded by the coding sequence GTGCGCTCGGGCCCGCTGCTCCTCGCGGCTGCCCTGGCCGGCGCGGTCGCCGGGATCGCGGCTGTCGCGTTCGGACAGACGGTGGGTGCGCTCCGGTCGCTGGTGGCCGGTGCGCCGCCCGCCGTCGTCGTGCTCGCGCCGGTCGTGGGCGCGCTGCTGTGCGTCGCGATGGTGCGCTTCGTGCCGGACGCCGGTGGTGGCGGGATTCCCCAGGTGCGCCAGGCATTCGCGGGTTCGCCCCTGTGCGGACGCGTCGCGGGTGCCAAGGCGCTGGCGTCCGGCATGATGCTCGGCTCCGGCGGTTCGGGTGGCGCGGAGGGTCCGGTCGTCCACATCTCGGCCGCGCTGGGCTCCGCGTTGGCCCGCGCGGTGCGGCTGCCTCCGGCCTCGGTGCGTCCTGTCGCGGCGGCCGCCGTGGCCGGCGGCGTGGCGGCTTCGTTCGGCGCACCGCTGGCGGGCGTGGTGCTCGTGGCGGAGGTGCTGGTCGAGGGCCTCGGCGGGGTGGAGCTCGTCGGGGTGGCGATCGGCTCGGCCGCGGGCGCTCTCGCGGGCGTTGTCCTGCCGGGAGAACCGTTGCGGCTGCCGGATGCCGCGGTCGGCGGGTCTCCGTTCGGCGGTGTGGTGGCGGGGTTGTTCGGTGTGGTGCTGGCGTGGTCGTTGTTCGCCGGTGCGGCTTGGCCCGCGTGGGTTCGCGGTTTCGCCGGCTCGCGGCGGATCGAGCGCGAGAGCCGGCTGGTGGCCGGTTCGACGCGGGCTGTCTCGGGCCGGGTTCGTGATGTCGTGGCCTGGGCCTGTTCGGGCTGGGTCCGCGCTGTGGTCGGCGGGGTGGCTGTCGGGCTGCTCGTGCTCGCGGTGCCCGGTGTCGCCGGCGTCGGGCAGCCCGGGGCCGCGGCGGGCGGCCTGAGTGTGTTGCTGGTGCTGGCGGTGGTGAAGGTCGTCGCGACGGGAGTGACCGTCGGGGCGGGCGGGGTGGTCGGGACGATCGGGCCGGCGTTGTTCGTCGGGGCGACCGTGGGCTCGGCGTTGCCCATGGCGGGCGGTGCGGCGGCGGGAATGGCCGCGTGCCTGGCCGCGGCTTCGCGGGCGCCGGCGACCGCCGTCGTGCTCGCGGTCGAGCTGAGCGGGCTCGACCTGCTGCCACCGATCCTGCTGGCGGCGGCGCTGGGGTGGCTGGCCGGGCTGCTGACGCGGCACGGCGTCTTCGACGTTCCGGAGCCGACTAGGCTGGCCGGCGGGTAG
- a CDS encoding ester cyclase — protein sequence MTREVTVPNSAELVESFWNEVWNAHNADAADDFVVEDFVITNAGVRIEGRENFKAWIRAFLEQVHDLELEIVETFQNHDGSRVASRWNVHGRNNGVLGSEPDGRPISFSGTAVWEIAGGKLVHNHVERASYELHQRLNAA from the coding sequence ATGACTCGGGAGGTAACCGTGCCGAACTCGGCGGAGCTGGTCGAATCGTTCTGGAACGAGGTCTGGAACGCGCACAACGCGGACGCGGCCGACGACTTCGTGGTCGAGGACTTCGTGATCACGAACGCGGGCGTGCGCATCGAGGGCCGCGAGAACTTCAAGGCGTGGATCCGCGCGTTCCTCGAGCAGGTGCACGACCTGGAGCTGGAGATCGTCGAAACGTTCCAGAATCACGACGGCAGCCGCGTCGCCTCGCGGTGGAACGTGCACGGGCGCAACAACGGCGTGCTCGGGTCCGAACCGGACGGTCGCCCCATCTCCTTCAGCGGCACCGCCGTGTGGGAGATCGCGGGCGGCAAGCTGGTGCACAACCACGTCGAGCGGGCTTCGTACGAGCTGCACCAGCGTCTGAACGCGGCCTGA
- a CDS encoding acyl-CoA dehydrogenase family protein, protein MSTGLPADDYRKLRDAVFATIWDELDPLEHQIEDTEKIPYDVVLPALRACGAFGLIVPREYGGSGLSIAQYLPILAEFAKIQGGIRAIVHVHNSFAHALSEIGNTAQKNEILPGAATGEKSLAFALTEPGNGTGADLSTVARREGDEYVLNGRKWLITNSDIASHFLVFAKTSDVDVSALIVPRDAPGFTIAPLPETMGCKGAEHGELTFTDVRVPASSLVGAEGEGGAHLERALEVSRVFIAASSLGTATRALELSVKYSQERVTFGKPIASRQAIQRYLAEMAADVYALRGMLADAAAKWDAGKRIPAESSLLKQFGLEAVGRVTDRALLVHGGIGYTRKYPIERLYRDARLNWLEEGTPTIQYLVAARELLEGYRFDDAFAG, encoded by the coding sequence ATGAGCACTGGCCTGCCCGCCGACGACTACCGCAAGCTGCGTGACGCCGTCTTCGCGACGATCTGGGACGAGCTCGACCCGCTGGAGCACCAGATCGAGGACACGGAGAAAATCCCGTACGACGTGGTGCTGCCGGCGCTGCGCGCGTGCGGTGCGTTCGGGCTGATCGTGCCGCGCGAGTACGGCGGCTCGGGACTGTCGATCGCGCAGTACCTGCCGATCCTCGCCGAGTTCGCCAAGATCCAGGGCGGGATCCGGGCGATCGTGCACGTCCACAACTCGTTCGCCCACGCGTTGTCGGAGATCGGGAACACCGCGCAGAAGAACGAGATCCTGCCGGGCGCGGCGACGGGGGAGAAGTCCTTGGCCTTCGCGCTCACCGAACCCGGCAACGGCACCGGTGCCGACCTGTCCACTGTGGCTCGCCGCGAAGGTGACGAGTACGTGCTGAACGGGCGCAAGTGGCTCATCACCAACTCCGACATCGCGTCGCACTTCCTGGTGTTCGCGAAGACGTCCGATGTGGACGTTTCCGCGCTGATCGTGCCGCGGGACGCGCCGGGGTTCACCATCGCGCCGCTGCCGGAGACCATGGGCTGCAAGGGTGCCGAGCACGGTGAGCTGACGTTCACCGACGTGCGGGTGCCGGCGTCATCGCTGGTCGGGGCGGAGGGCGAGGGTGGCGCGCATCTGGAGCGGGCCCTGGAGGTCAGCCGGGTGTTCATCGCGGCCTCTTCGCTCGGCACGGCGACGCGTGCGCTGGAGCTCTCGGTGAAGTACTCGCAGGAACGGGTGACGTTCGGCAAGCCGATCGCGTCGCGGCAGGCGATCCAGCGCTACCTCGCGGAGATGGCCGCGGACGTGTATGCGCTGCGCGGCATGCTGGCCGACGCCGCGGCCAAGTGGGACGCCGGCAAGCGGATCCCGGCCGAGTCGTCGCTGCTGAAGCAGTTCGGGCTGGAGGCTGTCGGGCGCGTGACCGACCGGGCGCTGCTGGTACACGGCGGCATCGGGTACACGCGCAAGTACCCGATCGAGCGGCTGTATCGCGACGCGCGCCTCAACTGGCTGGAGGAGGGCACTCCGACCATCCAGTACCTGGTCGCCGCGCGCGAACTGCTGGAGGGCTACCGGTTCGACGACGCGTTCGCCGGTTAG
- a CDS encoding SDR family NAD(P)-dependent oxidoreductase: MNAEEVGTNGRVALVTGASRGIGAGIARQLLDRGLRVAGTYRSGGELVGKLAADAPGRVLPVAFDLAAPDTAEALVEQVAGHWGRLDSLVLNAAVWQGGKLVRADPGDWWRVIEENLRSTAALVRAAIPWLAEGVNPSVVLVGSAVGTVGFPGDTAYASVKAAAVGFARSLAKELAPQGVRVNVLAPGFVETDMTAAIPEGARQKIADATVLGRFGTVEEIARAAVFLAEDATFCTGAVLAADGGWTL, translated from the coding sequence ATGAATGCAGAAGAAGTCGGCACGAATGGCCGAGTCGCGCTGGTCACCGGTGCTTCGCGGGGTATCGGCGCCGGGATCGCGCGGCAACTGCTCGACCGGGGATTGCGGGTCGCGGGCACCTACCGCTCCGGCGGGGAGCTCGTCGGGAAGCTGGCCGCGGACGCGCCCGGCCGGGTGCTGCCGGTGGCGTTCGATCTCGCCGCGCCCGACACGGCCGAAGCTCTCGTCGAGCAGGTCGCCGGGCACTGGGGCAGGCTCGACTCGCTCGTGCTGAACGCCGCGGTGTGGCAGGGCGGCAAGCTCGTGCGCGCCGATCCCGGCGACTGGTGGCGGGTGATCGAGGAGAACCTGCGCAGCACGGCCGCGTTGGTGCGCGCGGCGATCCCTTGGCTGGCCGAGGGGGTGAATCCCAGCGTCGTGCTCGTCGGGTCCGCCGTCGGAACGGTCGGCTTCCCCGGCGACACCGCGTACGCGAGCGTGAAGGCCGCAGCGGTGGGTTTCGCCCGGTCGCTCGCGAAAGAGCTTGCGCCGCAAGGGGTGCGCGTGAACGTGCTGGCGCCCGGGTTCGTCGAGACCGACATGACAGCCGCGATCCCCGAGGGTGCGCGGCAGAAGATCGCCGACGCCACCGTGCTCGGGCGCTTCGGCACCGTCGAGGAGATCGCCCGCGCCGCGGTGTTCCTCGCCGAGGACGCCACGTTCTGCACGGGCGCGGTCCTCGCCGCCGACGGCGGCTGGACGTTGTGA
- a CDS encoding thiolase family protein: protein MASPRDAVVVDVLRTPVGKGKPGGALSQVHPVHLLADVLAGLVARNDLDPALVDDVIAGCVTKAGEQAVNPARSAVLAAGFPLSVPATTVDRQCGSSQQAVHFAAHAIQAGAADVVIACGVESMSRVSMHSDVQGADHLGSRVAERFPGGLVGQGISAELICARWGLSRDELDAFAVESHRRAAESQSLFAADLVTVAEAPELTVDETVRPSTTADGLAGLRPSFVDEAAARRFPEIGWKITPGNSSPLSDGAAGVLLMSAAKAAALGLTPRARIHTTAVVGDDPILMLMGVVPATRAVLARAGLTVDDIDLFEVNEAFAPVSLAWQRETKVEAERLNVHGGAIALGHPLGASGARILTTLVGALEHRGARFGLQTMCEWGGMANATIVERL from the coding sequence ATGGCTTCACCACGCGACGCGGTGGTCGTCGACGTGCTGCGCACCCCCGTCGGCAAGGGGAAGCCGGGCGGCGCGCTCTCGCAGGTGCACCCCGTGCACCTGCTGGCCGACGTCCTCGCCGGCCTTGTCGCGCGCAACGACCTGGACCCCGCGCTCGTCGACGACGTGATCGCCGGCTGCGTGACCAAGGCGGGGGAGCAGGCCGTGAACCCGGCTCGCAGCGCTGTGCTCGCCGCCGGGTTCCCGTTGTCGGTGCCGGCGACCACGGTCGACCGCCAGTGCGGTTCGAGTCAGCAGGCGGTGCACTTCGCCGCGCACGCGATCCAGGCCGGCGCGGCCGACGTCGTGATCGCCTGCGGGGTGGAGTCGATGTCGCGCGTGTCCATGCACTCGGACGTCCAGGGCGCCGACCACCTCGGCTCGCGCGTGGCCGAGCGGTTCCCCGGCGGACTCGTGGGCCAGGGGATTTCCGCCGAGCTGATCTGCGCGCGGTGGGGGCTGAGCCGGGACGAGCTCGACGCCTTCGCCGTGGAATCCCATCGCCGGGCGGCCGAGTCGCAGTCGCTCTTCGCGGCCGACCTGGTGACGGTCGCCGAGGCGCCGGAGCTCACGGTCGACGAGACCGTCCGTCCGTCGACCACAGCGGACGGTCTGGCCGGGCTCCGGCCGTCTTTCGTGGACGAAGCCGCCGCGCGCCGATTCCCGGAGATCGGCTGGAAGATCACGCCGGGCAATTCGTCGCCGCTCTCCGACGGCGCGGCCGGGGTGCTGCTGATGAGTGCGGCCAAGGCCGCGGCGCTGGGGCTGACCCCGCGCGCCCGGATCCACACGACGGCCGTGGTCGGCGACGACCCGATCCTCATGCTCATGGGTGTCGTGCCCGCCACGCGCGCCGTGCTCGCGCGGGCCGGGCTGACCGTCGACGACATCGACTTGTTCGAGGTCAACGAGGCGTTCGCGCCGGTGTCCCTGGCCTGGCAGCGTGAGACCAAGGTGGAAGCCGAGCGGCTCAACGTCCACGGGGGAGCGATCGCGCTCGGCCACCCGTTGGGCGCGAGCGGGGCCCGGATCCTGACCACGCTCGTCGGCGCGCTGGAACACCGCGGCGCCCGGTTCGGGCTGCAGACGATGTGCGAATGGGGCGGCATGGCCAACGCCACGATCGTCGAACGGCTCTGA
- a CDS encoding TetR/AcrR family transcriptional regulator → MTVTGFEANRARVIGIAAELFARNGYHGTGIAELGTAAGLGRGALYHYIGSKEAVLYSISKEQVDSMNAYAEQLLDEDLGAEELVRRMARGLLRNIAEHRAEWAVFFREYTALTGEWRDHVITARERYEGYWRQALDNGVRAKVLRQTPRLLVKGILGMLNYTYLWYEPDGELTPDEVADMFLDALIEGIRA, encoded by the coding sequence ATGACGGTGACGGGATTCGAGGCGAACCGGGCGCGCGTGATCGGCATCGCGGCCGAGCTGTTCGCGCGCAACGGTTACCACGGCACCGGGATCGCCGAGCTCGGCACCGCCGCCGGCCTCGGGCGGGGCGCGCTGTACCACTACATCGGCAGCAAAGAGGCCGTGCTCTACTCGATCAGCAAAGAGCAGGTCGACTCCATGAACGCCTACGCCGAGCAGCTGCTCGACGAGGACCTCGGTGCCGAAGAACTGGTGCGGCGCATGGCTCGCGGGTTGCTGCGCAACATTGCCGAGCACCGCGCGGAGTGGGCCGTGTTCTTCCGCGAGTACACGGCGCTGACCGGCGAGTGGCGCGACCACGTGATCACCGCGCGCGAGCGCTACGAGGGTTACTGGCGCCAGGCGCTGGACAACGGCGTGCGCGCCAAGGTGCTGCGCCAGACCCCGCGCCTGCTCGTGAAGGGGATCCTCGGCATGCTCAACTACACCTACCTCTGGTACGAGCCCGACGGTGAGCTGACGCCCGACGAGGTCGCCGACATGTTCCTCGACGCGTTGATCGAGGGCATCCGCGCCTGA
- a CDS encoding DsbA family protein: MSEPDLHFYFDPVCPFAWMTSKWVRTVARLKQYDVEWRFISLRLLNSHIDYAAHFPPEYEESHTSGLKLLRVAARIRRDHGPEPIGAFYEKLGQETFEQDAVPGGTAAAVHRGVRDLATTALDACGLPHEYADALEDDTWDAVIQAETDVALTLTGKDVGTPILHFEPPRGTALFGPVISRLPGDDEAVELWDHVVALSRFPGFAELKRSLRERPQLPAFGVSADEAGKQEDWHGGSRRQKK, from the coding sequence ATGAGCGAGCCTGATCTGCACTTCTACTTCGACCCCGTCTGCCCCTTCGCCTGGATGACGAGCAAGTGGGTGCGCACCGTCGCGCGGCTGAAGCAGTACGACGTCGAGTGGCGGTTCATCTCCTTGCGCCTGCTCAACTCGCACATCGACTACGCGGCGCACTTCCCGCCGGAGTACGAGGAGTCGCACACATCGGGGCTGAAGCTGCTGCGCGTGGCCGCGCGGATCCGCCGTGACCACGGACCCGAGCCGATCGGCGCGTTCTACGAGAAGCTGGGGCAGGAGACCTTCGAGCAGGACGCCGTCCCCGGTGGCACGGCCGCGGCGGTGCACCGCGGCGTGCGTGACCTCGCGACCACGGCACTCGACGCCTGCGGCCTTCCGCACGAGTACGCCGACGCGCTCGAGGACGACACCTGGGACGCCGTGATCCAGGCGGAGACCGACGTCGCCCTGACGCTGACGGGCAAGGACGTCGGCACGCCGATCCTGCACTTCGAGCCGCCGCGCGGCACCGCGCTGTTCGGGCCGGTGATCAGCCGGCTGCCCGGCGACGACGAGGCGGTGGAGCTGTGGGACCACGTCGTGGCGCTGTCGCGCTTCCCGGGTTTCGCCGAGCTCAAGCGCAGCCTGCGTGAGCGGCCGCAGCTGCCGGCGTTCGGCGTCAGCGCGGACGAAGCCGGCAAGCAGGAAGACTGGCACGGCGGGAGCCGCCGGCAGAAGAAGTGA